In Persicobacter psychrovividus, the genomic window TATATCGTGCACGATATTAAAATACTTCTGACCTTTTGTTTAAAATGTCGCCTAAGATACGTTCGGCATGAATGATCGAGTTTTCAATAAACCATTCATTGGTAATTTTCCCACCACAAACAACCCCTGCAAGGTAGAGGCCTTCCACATTGGTTTCATTCGTTTGCGGATCATAAAATGGAATCTGGTCCGTTAACTGAACACCTGCAGCCTCTAAAAAGGCAAAATTAGGGTGGTAGCCTGTCATGGCCAACACAAAATCATTGTCAATTTCAACCACTTCCCCTACTTGATTTTTGAATTTTACCGATTTTGGAGTGATCTCCAACAGTTCACTTTCATAATGCACCGCGATAGCACCTTCTTTTATTCGGTTTTCAATATCAGGCTTCACCCAATATTTCACACGATCAGAGATGGCTCCCTCTCTCATGATTAGGGTAACATTCGCACCTTTTCGATAGGTTTGTAAAGCTGCATCAATGGCAGAATTAGCCGCCCCTACCACCACCACATTTGAAAAGGCATAAAAATGAGGGTCATCATAATAATGAATTACTTTCGGCAGCTGCTCCCCTTCAATCTGTAACAGATTGGCGAAATCAAAAAAGCCTGTGGCGATAACGACCGATGCCGCGGTATAGGCATCCTTAGTAGTAACCACCTCAAATTGATGATCCACTTTTTCAAGAGAGGTAACCTCCTCAAATAAATGAATTTGAAGTTGGTGGCTCGTCTGTACACGACGGTAATATTCCAGTGCTTCGGGTCTTGTTGGGCGCACATTATTCGACAGGAAGGGTACCGCTCCAATTTCAAGATTTTCTGAACTGGAAAAGAAAGTCATATTCGTAGGATATTTATACAAAGAATTAACCAGGCACCCTTTTTCCAATACCAGATAATTCAGCCCTTTTTGCTGTGCTTCAATTGCTGTGGCCATCCCAATGGGCCCTGCACCAATAATGATTAAATCAAAACGCTTCATAGTTCTTATAATTGTATCACACGGCAAAGCATGCTAATGAT contains:
- a CDS encoding YpdA family putative bacillithiol disulfide reductase; this translates as MKRFDLIIIGAGPIGMATAIEAQQKGLNYLVLEKGCLVNSLYKYPTNMTFFSSSENLEIGAVPFLSNNVRPTRPEALEYYRRVQTSHQLQIHLFEEVTSLEKVDHQFEVVTTKDAYTAASVVIATGFFDFANLLQIEGEQLPKVIHYYDDPHFYAFSNVVVVGAANSAIDAALQTYRKGANVTLIMREGAISDRVKYWVKPDIENRIKEGAIAVHYESELLEITPKSVKFKNQVGEVVEIDNDFVLAMTGYHPNFAFLEAAGVQLTDQIPFYDPQTNETNVEGLYLAGVVCGGKITNEWFIENSIIHAERILGDILNKRSEVF